TTGCCCTCACGAATGTGCGTCTCTTCTTTGAGGATGGAGAGAGTCTTACCGGCACGGGGGAGGGAGCACCCGTGCCACCGTTCATGGCCGAGATCCGATACACGGGGACGGCGGTCCTGCGCGGGCGATGGGAGATCGTGCGGCCCGGAGAGGACCCGCCGACGGAATGGGATCTGCTGACCGAGGCGAGTCTTCCCATCGAACAACGCTCGGACCAGCGCCGGTACACGGTGATCCAGCGCTTCAACGAATTTCTTCCGCCCACGGGAACATACACGTTGCGCGGACCTGATCCGTCGTTGCTCCCCACCACGGCGAGCGGACTGTACATGATCCTGCTGCGTATCGAGGCCAGCCCCGATGCCGCCACGGTGTCCGATCTGGCTGAGGTGGGAGCCGGGCCTGCGCCGGTCACCACTGGCGGCGTTGCGGGCTTCCCCATCCCGCCGCTCCGCTATTTCGTGGGTGGCGGCGAGCGGGGGGCCGGTCAGCAGCCCCTCACACTCCTTGCGCCGCAGGATATGGCCCGGGTGAAGCCCGGCGATTCCGTTGTGCTTACGTGGCAAGGCGGGTTGCAGGACCACATCTCCCGGGTCGTTGTGATCGATCCGATGAATACCGTACTGCTCACGGGACTGCTCCGCGCGGGAGCGGTCTCGTACATCCTGCCCCCCTGGCTCTGGACGAAGACCGATGCGCGCAGCATCGCGTGGAGCCTTGAATCGTTGGATGGCAGCGGGAACGTGACCGCAAAGACCGAATGGAGAACTCTGTACCGGGAGCCGTCAGGAACGACGCCATGAACGACACGACACAGCCACGAAGTGCAACGCGCAGCATTCCATCACATCCATACGGAGGTCCTACCATGAGCACCACACGCACGATCATTGGCGCAGCTCTGCTTCTTGCAGTGATAACAACGCCAACCATCGCCGGCAAGATCCTGGGAACGTCACGGCAGACGGTGTATCCGCAGAACTTCAGTACCAGTCTGGTCTCCACGGTCTCCGTCTATGGAGATTGGATCGAGACCATCGGGAGTGCAACGTCCACGTCTCCCGGCGTGTTCGTTACTATCGTTGACAAGTTCAACGGAGCGCAACACACCTCACAGCCGTTCGCCGGACGCGGCGAGGTCACCCTGAAGATCACGACCAATGGGGCGACGCCGGGTGTCAAGACGATACGCTTGAGTGGCGGGATCTTTGGTGAAGCTTCGTTCACGATCACCGTTCCTGAGTCACCGACGGTCACGAATGTTGCGGTGCCGGCACCGGCCGATCCCTTCAAGGAGATCATTGTAACGCTGACGGGGACAGGTCTGCAGAACGCCATCGATCCGGCGGACGGGAAGATCGTGAAGGACAATCTGGTCAATTGTATCACGGTGGGCGGCGATGTCCTTGTCTCCAGCGTGAGGGTGCTCAGTTCGTCTGAACATACCTTGCAGTTCAAGGTCTTCCTTTCGGGGTTTGTCCAGGACGTAACGGTCGATCTGAGTTTCAGGACAGCAGGGAACGTAAACGTCCCTCTCCTAAACGGCCTGAAGCAGCGCATCCGGATGAAGAGCGCCAACGTGAGGAACTATGTTAGGTCTATCACTTTTCCTAATGGAAGCACCTTCGATAAGAACAGCATCGCAACGGTCCGCCTGAATCTTCTTTCCCGGCCCCATCGGACGGTGTTGGCACGGTCACCATCGGTGGACGCTCGATCACGACCGGTTTATCGGTCGGGAATACGAACCGAAAAGTGTATCTCAAACTTGTACCGGGGAACGCCTTTGTCGCAGTGCAGAATGGGACGCCGATCAATGCGAACGGGATCACGACAGTGCTTGCAAATCCCGGGGATGACGTCATCACGCTCACCTTCAAGGTGGCGGATTGTCTGGGGGGTATGCCCGGGACCGTGAACACGGTGAAGCTGCAGACCTGGATGCACACCACGAACACCAATCTGCCGCCGAATTTCATCGAGCAGTCATTTGGTGTGCGTTGTACGCAATGATGGTGCACAATTGCTTTCGTCTCCCTCTCCGTTGATATTGGTGCGTGCCTTCGATGGTGCCCGGAGTTTCTCCGGCCATCATCCACCACTCCCTCTCACGTCACGGGACCCTTCATGGCATGCGATGCCAGCTTCGCCCAGTTCGTCGTTCACCATGTCGGCGGTGCGGGCACGATCACCTTGCTCTGCCTGCAGACGCCCATGTGAAGCTGACCGTGACTGATGTCATGGGGCGAGAGGTCGCTAAGCTCGCAGATGCTCATTTCATTGCGGGCGATTATAGCGTCAACTGGAATGTCGCCGGGGAATCGAGTGGCAAGTATTTTCTTCACCTTGATGTGACTGACGCTGCTGGAAGCACGATGTATGTGGACACAGCCAAGTTGCTGCTTATGAGTAGCGGCGAGGGGAGAGATACAGAAAATAATAGCGCCCGGAAGTTTCCGGGCGCTAAATTATCCATGATCCATGGATCACTGAAAATTCAATCCCCGCGAAGCGATCATGCGAGCGGACGGGACTCGAACCCGCGACCTCCTGCGTGACAGGCAGGCGGATACGGCTCTTCCCGTCTCAACATCCTCAAATCTGTACTGTTTTCGCCACCTGACTACCACGCTCAGTCACAATTTCGAAGCCCTGAGCAACCACTTGAGCAACCACCTGGACACCCACCAACCAAGTAGAACATAGCGCTGTATAAACGCGAGCGCAGACCTTGTCGACTGATGCAATATATGAGCGGCGGTCGGATGTTGTCAAGGGGAATCTATCTTGGTGGTGGGTCATCTGCTCAAGGTCCCACTGCGAGCGCGAAGTGTTGTTTGATCCTTGCCCCGTGAATCACCACAATGCAATCGCATTCATCAATCCCAAATACAAGTTCGGCAGGCTCATCAGGCCACCTTGTCGTTCTTCCTCCCGTGGACCCTCAGGAGCGTCTTCAGAACCTCCTCGCTCGACTTCATCCCTTTTTAACTTTACCGTTGTGTTTACCGTTGTGTTTACCGTTGTGTTTACCGTTGGAAGTGTTGCGTTGACAATCCCGAATTTGAGCCTTACATTCGAATAGGCCTCGGGGGATTGCCAGAAGAAGCCTCTCGATCATGGGAGGCTTTCGTCGTTTTGGGGGGGGCAGCTTCGACGCAGTGGGTGGCGAAGGCTGAGTGCGCCGCGTAGCAGAATGAAGACGGGCGAAGTGCTTCGCGAGTGCTGTCCTTGATGCTGAATGGCGATTGCTATGTGCGAATATAGTGTCATCATTAGAGGGTATGTTGCAGCAAATGTTAGTTAGGCGCGCGTGCATGCATTGCACGCGCATCATTCGGAAAGTCTCCATCGGGCAAGGTCGAGCGCATCGGTTCTGGGTTGATGGGCGAGAGAGGTTCTCCTAGGGTTCGGTTGGTGTGGAGACGCGCTATTGCTGCCCTCGCGTTCAAGCTGGATGGCAACGTGCTGTTGCAGGATCTCAGTAGTTGTTCCGTGGCGACTCGGTGAATCCGGGCAAGCGGGATCGTCGCCTCGGCGTCGTCGATGGAAAGAGTTGATCCGACACGTCGCTGTCAACGTCAAAGCTGTATCAGGCGGCAGAGTAGGCCGGGTGGCCGGGATTGGCGACGGGCTTTGCTGTATCACCGACCTCGGTTTGCTGAGGGACGGGTAATCTGCAAAGGGAGATTAATCGAGGCTCCGCACTCGCGATCGGCGCGCCTAACCAGCGGCTGCACTGACGCCGTGCCTGGGGGTCGGGGTATTGACCTTAGTCAATCAAAGTGTTGGTTGACATTTTCAATTCAGCAGTCGTTCGCGGCGCAGGTGAGCCGCGACGAATAGGTTTCATCTAACATGGGAGGTCGCGAAGCGCCCTAGATGATCAAGAGCTTGCGCTTTAAATTCGGGAGTGGTCCCGGTTCCGCACCTGTGCAAATCTCAACGACGCCCGTCACTGTTTTTGTCGGACCAAACAATTCGGGGAAGAGCAAAGTTCTCTCTGAGATTCATCATTTTTGCACTACCGGCCAAAAGAACTCCACCGATGTAATAGTTGATGAGATTGAATTCGAGTCCTTGACAGAGGCTATAGCGATCGAAAAGATCGACCGTATGACGTTGAAGCCTCATGCGACGGAATCCGTTCCGCTAGGTCATTGATTCTCGGAAAGCGCGGTGAAAGGCGACAGGTTATCCGGAGGGGATTTAGTCGAGTCGTTCAAGAACACAAACGCTCAGACCGCTCTCTTCTGCCAGTGCTATTTGCAGTTCACCACGCTCATCCTCAATGGCCAGAATCGCATTGGTCTCATCAAGCAACAGGCGGCGGGAGATCTCCAGCAACCTCCGCACACGAGCTTCCAGGTCCTATTTGCTGACGACGCGCGGCGGCTGGAGGTGCGGCGAATCATTCACGAAGCATTCAATACATATCTCGCGATCGATCCCACCAATCTTGGTCAGCTGCGCCTTCGTCTGTCTTCCCGTGCTCCCGCTTCCCACATGGAAGAACGTGGGATTCACGATGAAGCTGTTCAGTTTCATTCTGCTTCCTCGCCAATTGAGAATGCAAGTGATGGCGTGAAAGCGTTCACTGGCATGATAACTGAGACTATCGCAGGGGATCCTGCGATCCTGCTTATTGATGAACCGGAGGCGTTCTTGCACCCGTCCTTGGCATTCAAATTGGGTGACGAGATTGCAAGAGCCAGCCTTGGATCGGAGAAACGCCTTTTCGTGTCTACCCACAGCCCAAGCTTCGTAATGGGGTGCATACAATCCGGTGCACCCGTGAATATTGTGCGCCTCACGTATCGTAACGGTATCGCGACGGCCAGAGTACTCCCCAATCACGAGATTCTTCGCCTGATGAGGAACCCCTTGCTGAGGTCAACAGGCGTCCTCAGCGGATTGTTTTACGAGTTCGTGGTTGTCACCGAAGCAGATGCGGACAGGGCCTTTTACCAAGAGGTAAATGAGCGACTTCAGCGTTTCAAGCCCGAGCTCGGAATCCCCAATTGCCTCTTCATAAACGCCCAGAACAAGCAGACAATCCAGACGATTATCCGTCCCCTTCGAGATCTTGGCATCCCTGCCGCGGGCATTGTTGACATTGATGTACTCAAGGAAGGCGGCTCAGTCTGGGCCTCCTTTTTAGAGAGTGCGTATCTGCCAGAGATTGAACGCAATTCCCTGTCCACTGCTCGGTCCGCGGTTAAACAACGCTTTGAACGAACCAAGAAGGACATGAAACGCGAAGGCGGACTTCACCTGCTCTCGGCCGAGGATATGGAAGCGGCCAAGAACCTAATGGAAAGATTGGGGGAGTACGGACTTTTTGTTGTACGGCTTGGGGAGCTTGAATCGTGGTTAAAGCAATTAGGAGCAAGCGGTCACGGTCCAGCCTGGTTGATTAGTATGTTCGAGAAAATGGGTGAAGACCCTGAGAGCGGAAGTTACCTGAAGCCGACGGATGATGATGTTTGGCAATTCATAGGGCAGGTGAAACAATGGCTCACCAATTCGAACCGAAAGGGTATCCCAGCCTGAAGTCTTTCACCAGGATACGATCGATCCGAAGAGAGGGTGGCTGATGGCGGGGGCGGCCCATTGACCCCCAAAACAGCGAAATGAATGTAATTCGTGATCTTCTTTCTTCCTTGAAATCTGACTCATTGCTGGCTTTAGGGAAATCAATCGCAAACTTCAGACAGCTGGGGCGCTTTGCACGGTAAATGGCTTGAGGCGACTCGTGCCTCATTCAAGCACGGGCTTGACCAACCGACTCCCCCCTCGCCCCCCAAAAAAGACAGAAACATGACGGACGGGTATTGCCAAAGAGCAGTAGATCGGAGGTTTGGCACAAACATCGGCACCGCCAATTGGTGATGCAACACGCTGAGGTGAAGGGCGAGAAGCGCTTATTTCAGGGCAGAGGATCGCGGTGATAAGACTGACAATCTCTCGAAATCCCACGAAGAGTGGAATTAACGAGCTCCAATGAGAGGCAGAGCCTTTCGATCAGAATACAGATATGCAGGTTCACCGCAAGACTGGGATACTTGTTCGCTCACCGGAAATCTCTGGTGAGGTGGAACCGGTGATGGCCTCATCATCGAAAGATTACCATGTGATCTTGCCTTGAGTCGTAGTCCCTCTTTGCCTCCGGTAATGTATGCGAGTGGCACGCCATACCACTCACTCCGAATCCCACTTTTCTTTCCCCTACGATTGCCGTGAACGCTGACTCTTTCTCATGAAGAGCGAGTAGCAGCGGGATGTCTCCCGTGCCGATCTGTATTTGTCAAAGGGGGATGCCAAAATGTCCTGAATAGACTCAATGTTGACTGGACCATCCACTTTTGCCACGTGAACCCTGACCACTGCTTCCTTGATGAGATTCACCATTTCGCTTGTGATCCCCCGCGCAGCCCGCTGGGCAATTCCGCGCACCATCTTCGCGAGCCAGTGCCATTGAACATTGTTCCTATCCTCATGATGCGTAGAGCATCGCTGATGAGACACCACCACGAGAAAGTTCTTGACTCTTGTGTTGGTGCCTTGTACTTTCAAGTCACGCAACTGTGAACTCTTCTCGGAGCGCAGTGCGTGGACCATCACCGCCCCTCCCAGGATTGGTGATGGGGGGGAAGGGGGTGACAAGCAATACACAGAAGCTTGACGTTCCCGCCTGCATTCGTTCTCAACTGTAAAGCTTCTTATCGAATCGGCGGATATGAGTCTCATCGCCGCTCGCTGATCTTTGCTCAGGGGAGCATGATTATGTCGAATCGTGAATGCGGTCCCGCCTCGGACGGGCGTGAACACATTTCTGGCCTGCTCATGAGGATGGGAATTGTCGGTGACGATCCGGCAGTCTACATGGCTCTGCATCGTGCTGAGAAATTCGCTGACAAGGATAAGCCGGTTCTCATCCAAGGCGAATCGGGAACAGGCAAAGAACTGTTTGCACGGGCCATACACTACCTGAGCAAGCGCTCCAGAAAGCCGTTCGAAGATTTTCAACCCTCCGCGTGCCCAGAGGCTCTCGTCGGGAACGAGTTGTTCGGTCACTACGCAGGTGCCTTTACGGGAGCGGGAGGATTTCGCCCGGGTATTATTGATCGTGCTGCCGGGGGAACTCTCTTCCTTGATGAGGTCCAATCGCTCTCACCTGCACTTCAAGTCGAGCTCCTTCGAATACTTGACACACAAGAATACCGTCCACTGGGAGGAGGGGCCAGGCGGAGGGCTGATGTTCGGATTGTCTGTGCCTGTAATGTCGATCTCCTGAGCCTTGTGGAGGCAGGGACGTTCAGGCACGATCTGTACTACAGGATGGCATGGGCTCGAATAGAAGTGCCCCCTTTGCGCGAGCGCCGTGGTGACATCCTCTTGCTTGCGGATCATTTCCTGGAAAAGTCCATACTTGAAGGAGGAGGGACTCGCAAGCTGCTATCAGAAGGCGCACGGAAGGCCTTGCTCGCGTACCAATGGCCTGGAAATGTTCGGGAACTCGCGTCGACGATACAATCGGCTGCGACCATGGTCGAGGGGGATGAGATCTGCGCCGAAGATCTGGAATTCCCTGGCCAGCGAGATGAACTGTTGCTTCTCCCGCTTGATCAGGCTGTCGCAGACAGCACCCGACAATTCGTGGGCAGGTACATCCGGGAGTTGCTCGCGATGTACAATGGGAATATGGCACGTGTAGCAGAAACTGCGTGCCTCGATCGTAGCAGTATCTACCGGCTAATCCGTGAACATGGGATCGAAATCAATACCTACCGGCGCAGCATCGCGATGTAGAATTCCAGCAAGTTCTGAGTCCTTCCTGCGCCGTACCCTTTGAAGACCGGTCCATCATTGAGTTCTCTACACTTCTCACCATGAATCGCGGCGATCATGGTTGGAATGGAGGTTCTGCTCAATTCACCGCGTTCGTTCTCATCTCGCCCTGCTTGACCGGAAATCCGGAGAGATTATTCGCCACTCCTCAAGGCCATTTCCCGGTCTGCTGAGCTCCAGGACCATAACCCCTCCATTGAACAAGTACGCCGCGTTTTGTTCCACAAATGCCTGGGGAAAGAACCATTTGCTCATGTGCAATGCGTACGAGTCCACACCAACACGCACCGTGTCCTTGGTCAGCAATACACTGTCAATCTGAGCCGCATAGGCCGGACGGAGAAGAACGGCCCCATGCCCTGTGTAATATCGCGTAATCTCAATGAAGTTGGTCGCGAGGTCGACTTCGGGCTTGCCGCGCCAGTTGTTATAGTAGATGACATGACTGTACCACGTCTTTAGCGGCGGGCCAACACCGAAATCCTTGATTTGCTTCGCCTCCGCTGACATGGGGAACGCTGTAAGGAAGCAAATACCCTGGAACAGCAATCCATACACCCATGATCTTCTGTCGAGTGCCGGGCCCGCGTAATGTACGACGTACATGAGCAGGGCTATCAGGGGCACATACCACAACCGCGGATTCCCCAGGAACATATCCAGAGTGAAGAAGTCTTTTCTCCCCAGATCGGGCCGCACAAGTAGGATTGTCACAGCACAAACCCCCAATCCGGCGTACATCAACCAGTCGCGTCGCATCTTTGTGATATCTATCCCAGCCAACGCGATCGGCGTTGTCAGCAGAACGGCCCAATACCACCACCGGCACCTCCACGCGATAACGATGAACAGCGCAGCCATGGCATAGGGCCGGCACATTCTGGAATAGAACACGAACAGCGGGCACACCGCCACAATCACACTCGCGTAGGCCCCCCACTTCGACGGCTTGCTCCAGTACACTGCCGGGATCGTCAAGATTCCGGCGATGGCAAAGGGGAGCCGGGCTGTGAATTCGCTACCGACGCCAAGGATATGCGAAACCACCATGGGCAGGAATTCCTGGAAAACCGTGCCGTCGTATATGCGTGTGGCGAAGATTGCCTCATCGCACCACAAGGGGAGAACCCCCAGATGAGCCAATCTCAGATATCCGCCGTAGAGTGTTGCGATCAAAACGACTGCCACATGGTGTATTTCGTATTGCCTTCCTCGGGTGTTCATTAGTTCCTGCGTTTGCGTTTCGAGGTTGAGTTCGAGACTGAGCGAACTCAACAAGATGGTCGTGTCTCAAGGGAGACATAACCAACTACCATGCCAACCTGCCCATTTCCCTAGAAAGCGTCCCGCAAATCCCGCTGTTAAAGCAACTTTGATATTCAACGCAGAGACTTCGCCGATCTTCTGGCCGCGGGAAATGCGATTTGTGGTACGCCGTACCACTTTGTCATTTTCGGGTCGCCGAATTTGTTGGTGTTTTCGGAGTGAGTGGCACGCAATACCACTCCAGACCACTACTCGCCATTTTCCCTAGTATTCCTGGTATCATGACCGTGGCATACAAGTTGCTCTCACCAATTCGTACAAGCACACGTGCCAGCCCAAACACGTCCGAATGTCCCACACGAGAACGGATTTATGGATTCACCCCTACAAGATGATCTTGCCGTCGAGATTTTGCAGTACATGCTTGAGCATCCCGACGCGCGAGATGAGGCGGAGGGAATCCTGGCGTGGTGGTTCTCGCGAGAGAGAATACGGGCAGGTCTGGCAAGACTTGAAGTGATTCTGAATGACTTGGTGTCGCGAGGGCTTGTCGTTGCACACCCTCTTATGGGTGAGAGGATAGCATATTCGGTGAACAAAGAAAGGATCGAAGACATTGTTCGCATTATCTCGTCTCACGGATAAGCCCATTCTCCCACGCCTTTTAACAGACAGGCGTGCCGCAAAGGAGGGGGGATTCTCCCTCACCGAACTGATGATCGTTCTCGTCATCATCGGCGTGCTCGTCCTCCTGGCTCTTCCAAAACTCCTCCCGATCGTGACGAAGGCGAAGACCACCGAAGCGAAGCTCATGCTCAAGCAGGTACACACGCTGGAGCAGGCCTACAAGTATGAGCGAGATCGTTACGCTCTCCAGCTCGCGGAGATTGGTTTTGAGCAGGAGAAGCTCGTCTCCCAAGGAGGCCAGGCGCGCTATCAGATCGAAATCCTGAGCGCCGATGAGCGAGGCTTCCAGGCGCGGGCTACGTCGGTTGTCGATTTCGACAATGACGGCACGTTCAACGCCTGGGTCGTTGACCAAACGGGGATGATCAGCGAGAAGGTACCTGACTAGCGATGCTCCTCGTTGCCACCATAGCCGGAATACTGGGCCTCGCCCTGGGGAGCTTTCTCGGCTCGTGTGCCTACAGGATCCCGAGGGGGATATCCCTCACAGGCGGGCGTTCATTCTGTCCTTCGTGTGCGTCCATCCTCAAGTGGTATGATCTCATCCCGATTCTCGGGCCGGCGCTATCACGCTGGCGCTGCCGCTCATGCGGGGCGAATGTCCCGCTGCGATACTCGATCATCGAGATCATAACTGCCGGGTACTTTGTGATCCTGTCGCTCACGACGAGTTGGGATGCGGGTGCGTTGCTCACCGCCGTCTTTGCGTGTACTCTCATACCCCTCATTTGGACCGACCTTGAGTTCTTTCTGATCCCCAACACGATCCTCATCGCAGGCAGCTTCGCTTCGGTCGTTGCGGTAGGAATGCTTGTGCCTGCTGAGCTTGGAAGTCGGCTTCTAGCATCAGGAGGCGTGCTTGTTGGTCTGTACCTGGTGGGGAAAGCTGCAAGCATCTTCGTAAGCCGACAAGCGCTGGGACTCGGAGATGTAAAGCTCGCGGGGTTCATCGCATTTCACACGGGCCCAGCTCTGTTCCTGGCAGCTCTCTGGACTGCCGCCGTTGGCGCCCTGCTCTTTGTCGTGGCAAGGCGGTTTCAGCATATGGCCCCAGTCCCCGTTGTCGGCTCAGGCATTCTTCACATTGCCGGACAGGATGCGATTCCCTTTGGATCATTCCTCTCCGGCGCATCGCTCGTTCTCATGATCTGGAAGGAGGTTCAGCCAATTCCTTTCGACCAATGGCTGACATTGATATCATAGAGCCCCCTCAGGCCGTGTTCTCGCTAGTCCCGAAAGCACTGGCATTGAAGATCCCTGCCCTTCCTCTTTCCGTGGAGGACGGTACCCTTGTGTGCGCCGTGCCGGAAGGAATGGAGGAGAGTGCCCTCCGGGATCTTGAGTTCGTCACCGGGCGCAAGGTCAGGTGCTCGCCCATGCCGAGGGCAGAGCTGGACAGCGCGATCGCCAGCGCATACCCTGGTGGGGCCCAGATATCCAATCAGCACTCGGGCAATAAACAATCAGCGTCTTCTGCTGCCTCAGTCCACTCCGAAGGTTCGGCCGTATCTCTTGCAAGCGCGCTTATCGCAGATGCCGTAAGGATGGGAGCAAGTGACATACACGTTGAACCGTACGAGACCTTCGTCCGCATCCGTTACCGGCTTGATGGAGTCCTGAGAGAAGTCTCCCAGCCAGGGGTTGCTCAAGGCCGCACGCTTATCTCTCGTCTAAAGATCATGGCCGACCTGGACATCGCCGAGAAGAGACGCCCTCAGGATGGGCGCTTACGGGTCCGCGAGGAGGGGAGGACGATCGATATCCGCGTCTCGACGCTCCCCACGGATTTCGGCGAGAAGGTGGTGCTTCGCATCCTCGACAAGTCCCGCCTCCAGCTTGATTTGGCCCGGCTCGGTTTTGAAGATGCTGATCTCGCCTCGTTCAAGAAGGCGCTCAAGCTCCCGCATGGCATGATCCTCGTGACCGGCCCCACAGGAAGCGGGAAGACAACCACGCTCTACGCCGCGCTGAGCTACCTCAATCACCCCGGGGTGAACATCACCACGATCGAAGACCCGATCGAGTACAATCTGCCCGGCATTAACCAGACGCACGTCCGGTCCGACATTGGACTCACGTTTGCCGCAGCTCTCCGCTCGATCCTCCGTCAGGACCCCAACGTAGTGATGGTGGGGAGATTCGGGACGGCGAGACGGCCGAGATTGCCACCCGGGCAGCCTTAACAGGTCATCTTGTCCTCTCAACGCTTCATACTAATGACGCTCCATCGGCAATCACGCGTCTCAAGGACATGGGCATCGAGCCATTTCTTCTTGCCGCTTCCCTCAAGATGGTGCTGGCGCAGCGACTCCTGAGGCGCCTGTGCGCAGCCTGCCGGGAGGTCGATTGCGCGCGACCTGATCTTGAACCCAAGTTGGAGCCATCCATGCCTTCCCGCCAGTGGCGAGGCCGCGGCTGTCCTGAGTGCGGAGGCACGGGGTATCGCGGGAGGAAGGCTGTGTATGAGATCCTGCCGATGGAAGGCGCCATCGCCGATCTGGTGGCCGCCGGCGCCACCTCAAGTGCGATTGTTTCGAAGGCACGAGAGCAGGGATTCAGAACTCTGAGAGAGGTGGCGCTGCTCCAGACCGGCTCCGGTGAGAGTTCGCTTGAAGAAGTGATGAGAGAGACATGAACATCGGCATCCAGAACGTAGCGATAAGATTCAATTTCCTTTTTGAACATTCCGGAGATGCGACAATGATGCGCGCCATGATAATCGGGCTGATCGTGCTCGCCGTGGACCTTGCCACCGGCCAGGAGACGCCTCCCAATCTCAAACTCGCCCCGCCACGTCAAAGCGAGACGAAGGCCGGAGTCTTTGAGTTGCCTAAGAGCGTCACCACGGCCCAACTCTTGAATATTCTCTCCCTCACGCGAGCTGGGTACTACGATCCCATGGCCGTGCGACAGGCTGTCGCCAGCCGGGGTGATGCGGTTGTTCCCCTTCTTAGGGAACTGCTCATGACAAATTCCCTGGTCGCCTCGGGACCGCTTGCGGGGCCAGCGACTGACACAACGTCAAGTAGGATCGCTGTGCAGACAGACCGGGGAA
Above is a window of Ignavibacteriota bacterium DNA encoding:
- a CDS encoding type II/IV secretion system protein; this encodes MADIDIIEPPQAVFSLVPKALALKIPALPLSVEDGTLVCAVPEGMEESALRDLEFVTGRKVRCSPMPRAELDSAIASAYPGGAQISNQHSGNKQSASSAASVHSEGSAVSLASALIADAVRMGASDIHVEPYETFVRIRYRLDGVLREVSQPGVAQGRTLISRLKIMADLDIAEKRRPQDGRLRVREEGRTIDIRVSTLPTDFGEKVVLRILDKSRLQLDLARLGFEDADLASFKKALKLPHGMILVTGPTGSGKTTTLYAALSYLNHPGVNITTIEDPIEYNLPGINQTHVRSDIGLTFAAALRSILRQDPNVVMVGRFGTARRPRLPPGQP
- a CDS encoding general secretion pathway protein GspG gives rise to the protein MIVLVIIGVLVLLALPKLLPIVTKAKTTEAKLMLKQVHTLEQAYKYERDRYALQLAEIGFEQEKLVSQGGQARYQIEILSADERGFQARATSVVDFDNDGTFNAWVVDQTGMISEKVPD
- a CDS encoding sigma-54-dependent Fis family transcriptional regulator is translated as MSNRECGPASDGREHISGLLMRMGIVGDDPAVYMALHRAEKFADKDKPVLIQGESGTGKELFARAIHYLSKRSRKPFEDFQPSACPEALVGNELFGHYAGAFTGAGGFRPGIIDRAAGGTLFLDEVQSLSPALQVELLRILDTQEYRPLGGGARRRADVRIVCACNVDLLSLVEAGTFRHDLYYRMAWARIEVPPLRERRGDILLLADHFLEKSILEGGGTRKLLSEGARKALLAYQWPGNVRELASTIQSAATMVEGDEICAEDLEFPGQRDELLLLPLDQAVADSTRQFVGRYIRELLAMYNGNMARVAETACLDRSSIYRLIREHGIEINTYRRSIAM
- the tadA gene encoding Flp pilus assembly complex ATPase component TadA, which encodes MRDGETAEIATRAALTGHLVLSTLHTNDAPSAITRLKDMGIEPFLLAASLKMVLAQRLLRRLCAACREVDCARPDLEPKLEPSMPSRQWRGRGCPECGGTGYRGRKAVYEILPMEGAIADLVAAGATSSAIVSKAREQGFRTLREVALLQTGSGESSLEEVMRET
- a CDS encoding prepilin peptidase — translated: MLLVATIAGILGLALGSFLGSCAYRIPRGISLTGGRSFCPSCASILKWYDLIPILGPALSRWRCRSCGANVPLRYSIIEIITAGYFVILSLTTSWDAGALLTAVFACTLIPLIWTDLEFFLIPNTILIAGSFASVVAVGMLVPAELGSRLLASGGVLVGLYLVGKAASIFVSRQALGLGDVKLAGFIAFHTGPALFLAALWTAAVGALLFVVARRFQHMAPVPVVGSGILHIAGQDAIPFGSFLSGASLVLMIWKEVQPIPFDQWLTLIS